The proteins below are encoded in one region of Bdellovibrio bacteriovorus:
- the nrdR gene encoding transcriptional regulator NrdR, with product MKCPFCGHADDRVLDTRVQKDGSIRRRRECLECKARFSTVETIMLAFPFIIKKDGRREPFSKEKILKGLQAACQKRPVGLAQIDAVVERISSWVVNRGESEISSRLIGKKVMAELKQLDDVAYIRFASVYRTFKDVQEFVETLEDAELLDFVDANNPQLSLTAMNFVENEKKPNNETDSKTTSPRTRTPNPISN from the coding sequence ATGAAATGCCCCTTCTGTGGACATGCTGATGACAGAGTACTAGACACGAGAGTGCAAAAAGATGGTAGCATCCGCCGCCGTCGTGAATGCCTTGAGTGTAAGGCTCGTTTTTCAACCGTAGAAACTATCATGCTCGCCTTTCCGTTCATCATTAAGAAAGATGGACGCCGTGAACCTTTCAGCAAAGAGAAAATCTTAAAAGGTCTTCAAGCGGCCTGCCAAAAACGCCCCGTGGGTTTAGCGCAAATTGATGCCGTGGTGGAAAGAATCTCTTCCTGGGTCGTGAATCGTGGGGAATCCGAAATCTCTTCACGCTTGATCGGGAAAAAGGTCATGGCAGAACTTAAACAACTCGACGACGTGGCTTACATCCGCTTCGCGAGCGTGTACCGAACTTTCAAAGACGTTCAAGAATTTGTCGAGACTTTGGAAGATGCTGAACTGCTTGATTTTGTCGATGCAAATAATCCACAATTAAGCCTGACAGCGATGAACTTTGTAGAAAACGAAAAGAAGCCGAATAATGAAACTGACAGCAAGACGACAAGCCCGCGAACTCGCACTCCAAATCCTATTTCAAACTGA
- a CDS encoding RsmB/NOP family class I SAM-dependent RNA methyltransferase translates to MKIHKHLVGTIIDALDEVFEQGQYADKVIQRNLKAQKQWGSRDRRFFAESIYEIVRWERLLAYLVDDNDFWKIWAAYWIRQGNELPDWDEVSDVDVKAVQARLKDMPSFAIAQSIPDWMAARLEKELGPGYKETVRALNQPAEVFLRTNTLKTDPDTLLKTLSEAGISATKVSPDLPHALKLTERKNVFITQPFKDGLFEVQDAASQMVVPLLDVQPGHRVVDACAGAGGKSLHMASLMKNKGKIISLDIHEWKLQELKVRARRDGVDVIETRLIDSTKVIKRMYESADRLLLDVPCSGMGVLRRNPDTKWKLTNEEIDRLHALQYEILTSYSPMTKKGGKMVYATCSLLPSENEKQIERFLAERGDDWTLIKQMHLRPEVEGYDGFYAALLERRK, encoded by the coding sequence TTGAAAATTCATAAGCACTTAGTTGGAACTATTATTGACGCCCTTGATGAAGTCTTTGAACAAGGGCAGTACGCAGACAAAGTTATTCAGCGCAATCTGAAAGCTCAAAAACAATGGGGCTCTCGGGATCGCCGTTTTTTCGCTGAAAGCATTTATGAAATCGTTCGTTGGGAACGTCTTTTGGCGTATCTTGTGGACGACAATGATTTTTGGAAAATCTGGGCCGCTTACTGGATTCGTCAAGGCAATGAACTTCCTGATTGGGATGAAGTTTCTGACGTTGATGTGAAAGCCGTTCAAGCTCGTCTTAAAGACATGCCTTCCTTCGCGATCGCTCAATCCATTCCTGATTGGATGGCAGCTCGATTAGAAAAAGAGTTGGGACCTGGTTATAAAGAAACCGTGCGTGCATTGAATCAACCGGCTGAAGTTTTCTTGCGCACGAACACTTTGAAAACGGACCCTGATACTCTCTTAAAAACTCTTTCTGAAGCAGGGATTTCGGCGACGAAAGTGTCTCCGGATTTGCCGCATGCTTTGAAGTTAACCGAAAGAAAAAACGTCTTTATCACGCAGCCATTTAAAGATGGATTGTTTGAAGTTCAAGACGCCGCTTCGCAAATGGTCGTTCCTTTATTGGACGTGCAACCAGGTCACCGTGTGGTGGATGCGTGCGCGGGAGCCGGTGGAAAAAGTCTGCACATGGCTTCGCTCATGAAGAACAAAGGGAAGATTATTTCCTTAGATATTCACGAGTGGAAGTTGCAGGAACTGAAAGTGCGTGCACGCCGTGATGGTGTCGACGTGATTGAAACACGTTTGATTGATTCAACAAAAGTTATTAAGCGCATGTACGAATCGGCGGATCGTCTTTTGTTAGACGTGCCATGTTCGGGAATGGGTGTTTTGCGCCGCAATCCTGATACGAAGTGGAAACTGACGAACGAAGAAATTGATCGTCTGCATGCCCTTCAGTATGAAATCTTGACGAGCTATTCACCGATGACAAAGAAGGGCGGCAAGATGGTTTATGCCACTTGCAGTTTGCTTCCGAGTGAAAATGAAAAACAGATCGAAAGATTCTTGGCCGAGCGCGGGGACGACTGGACTTTGATTAAGCAAATGCACTTACGTCCAGAAGTCGAGGGCTATGATGGCTTCTATGCGGCTCTGTTAGAACGTCGTAAGTAA
- a CDS encoding porin family protein, whose protein sequence is MIHNAKDVIDPSRSSSDKDSVKKIVLLLIFLVSTSASAGTLVELGGTYMSDNLSTSEAKKSSKYFYNVGVLFSLKKHIWGGWNYSGISHTDSGDEELSFASQDTGPYLKWQFGRNELYSLGAAYNILSRASYKSGSDTETWQGTSFWLQFAVAPEVREGFHIGASLNYYLASYTKKTVDNVESSTSNSKSWIFPMLMLTKEW, encoded by the coding sequence ATGATTCACAATGCGAAGGATGTAATTGATCCTTCGCGAAGTTCTTCCGATAAAGATTCTGTGAAGAAAATCGTTCTGCTTCTAATATTTCTAGTTTCTACATCCGCTTCTGCGGGCACCCTGGTTGAATTGGGTGGCACTTATATGTCTGACAATCTCTCTACCAGTGAAGCGAAAAAATCTTCGAAGTATTTCTATAACGTCGGCGTTCTTTTTAGTCTTAAAAAACACATCTGGGGCGGGTGGAATTACTCGGGCATCTCTCACACGGACAGTGGCGATGAGGAATTGAGTTTCGCCTCTCAGGATACGGGTCCTTATTTGAAGTGGCAGTTTGGTCGTAACGAACTTTACAGTTTGGGTGCCGCTTATAATATTTTAAGCCGAGCTTCTTACAAAAGTGGCAGTGACACCGAGACCTGGCAGGGAACCAGCTTCTGGCTTCAATTTGCCGTGGCCCCCGAGGTTCGTGAAGGCTTTCATATCGGCGCTTCATTAAATTATTATCTGGCAAGCTACACAAAGAAGACTGTGGACAATGTTGAATCCAGCACGTCGAACTCAAAATCCTGGATATTTCCAATGCTTATGCTAACTAAAGAGTGGTAA
- the lgt gene encoding prolipoprotein diacylglyceryl transferase codes for MVHDFDPFALRISGDFGVRWYGLSYMMGFICAYLLIRWLAQRQRSGLAPNMVGDFITYAAIGTLVGGRLGYVFFYGIDLLWKFKPEFPFWGVLAVNEGGMASHGGIIGIVIACMLYARKYGVNTLYLFDLVAVTGPLGVFFGRIANFINGELVGRECDPSYPLAVKFPQDIYTWPNQNFAKLGELTPVMEKVGVAREQWLELVDKYRFDGSAREQVYSLMTKAIDAIQNGNEAAKEAIAPLLTPRYPSQLFAAFGEGLLLFILLFFLWRKPRKPGFIAACFIIFYAIVRIADEQFRMPDAHIGFQWMGLTRGQLLSIGMLILGFVMMFVWTRASSLKIPGWGRGQSIKLNRK; via the coding sequence GTGGTTCATGATTTCGACCCGTTTGCACTAAGAATTTCCGGAGATTTTGGCGTCCGTTGGTACGGGCTTTCTTACATGATGGGGTTCATTTGTGCTTACTTGCTGATTCGTTGGTTGGCGCAAAGACAGCGTTCCGGCTTGGCACCAAACATGGTGGGCGATTTTATCACGTATGCTGCGATCGGAACTTTGGTGGGCGGTCGTTTAGGATATGTATTCTTCTATGGCATTGATCTTCTGTGGAAGTTCAAACCCGAATTCCCATTCTGGGGAGTTCTAGCCGTGAACGAAGGCGGGATGGCGAGCCATGGTGGTATCATCGGTATCGTGATCGCGTGTATGTTGTATGCCAGAAAGTATGGCGTCAACACTCTTTACCTTTTTGACCTTGTGGCCGTGACAGGTCCTTTGGGTGTTTTCTTTGGGCGCATCGCGAATTTCATCAACGGAGAATTGGTGGGACGCGAATGTGATCCATCTTACCCACTGGCGGTAAAATTCCCTCAAGATATTTACACTTGGCCAAATCAAAACTTCGCGAAGTTGGGTGAGTTGACTCCGGTGATGGAAAAAGTCGGTGTGGCTCGCGAGCAATGGTTAGAACTTGTTGATAAATACCGTTTCGATGGTTCAGCTCGTGAACAAGTATACTCGTTGATGACGAAAGCCATCGATGCGATTCAAAACGGCAACGAAGCAGCGAAAGAGGCGATTGCGCCTTTATTGACGCCACGTTATCCGTCGCAGTTATTTGCCGCTTTTGGTGAAGGCTTGTTGCTTTTCATTCTTCTTTTCTTCCTTTGGAGAAAACCACGTAAACCAGGCTTCATCGCCGCGTGCTTTATCATCTTCTACGCGATTGTCCGTATTGCTGATGAACAATTCCGTATGCCTGATGCTCATATCGGCTTTCAATGGATGGGCCTGACTCGCGGTCAGCTTCTCAGTATCGGAATGTTAATCTTGGGCTTTGTTATGATGTTCGTATGGACTCGCGCAAGTTCATTGAAGATTCCTGGCTGGGGTCGCGGTCAATCGATCAAGTTGAATCGTAAGTAG
- a CDS encoding C1 family peptidase, whose protein sequence is MKNFLKPVGGMIALTLSLHVSPSTVLANNQGFRPGLKEMTQEEQQKLQRRKIKKVRPNRLGLERVNKERTRRGQAPVQVDTTKPEVEVDDSLQASSSSETAESAAMATLGSAPAQVDNSALPSFPPIVSQGTLGSCVAFATTYYLMSHEVCLTLGCNNKTSAARIYSPKWTYNMINGGVDNGSSLSDAFAVMEKHGAATSAEFPYDSDFRAWSINSDHWKRAINSRMKPFSYSRINTDADMANVKQILANGHVVSFGTYINSWVYRTVQANPQAASNPFVGQAIATHINGTVSGHAMVIVGYDDTIWTDINGNGAVEASEVGAFKIANSFGASWKNQGYAWASYDAFRATSTVPNFAPAGRIQLTQSGMVFYSTYTSYAPRLLAEVKMSHAMRAQMSLQFGSSANTSSSPSATWSPFAFANRGGNYAFDGTTAEKLGSFYFDISSLAASDINTQKFYLTMKDSTAGSALTTSAFNIVNPSVGNTLLSAANVPLTVDGNSSMLVAGTTPAPTPTPTPTPTPTPVVDTIAPSAPTGLTLSLTTFNRNRTARFNLGWAASTDNVKVVKYFIYRNGVKIAETTSLSYGDSNIKKNVYYNYQFTAVDAAGNQSAKSGTIVALWR, encoded by the coding sequence ATGAAAAACTTTTTGAAACCTGTCGGCGGAATGATTGCGCTGACATTAAGTCTGCACGTTTCTCCGTCCACCGTTCTTGCTAACAATCAAGGCTTCCGTCCCGGCCTGAAAGAGATGACTCAGGAAGAGCAGCAAAAACTGCAACGCCGTAAAATCAAAAAAGTTCGTCCGAATCGTTTGGGCTTAGAGCGCGTTAATAAAGAAAGAACTCGTCGTGGCCAAGCACCAGTTCAAGTCGATACGACAAAACCAGAAGTTGAAGTAGACGACAGCTTGCAAGCTTCTTCGTCTTCGGAAACGGCGGAGAGTGCCGCAATGGCGACTCTAGGATCAGCGCCCGCGCAAGTTGACAACTCGGCTTTACCTTCGTTCCCCCCTATTGTCAGCCAAGGAACCTTGGGCTCGTGCGTGGCTTTTGCTACGACCTATTATCTGATGAGCCACGAGGTGTGCTTAACACTGGGTTGTAATAACAAAACATCCGCTGCTCGCATTTATTCCCCCAAATGGACTTATAATATGATCAACGGCGGCGTCGACAACGGTTCCTCTTTGTCGGATGCTTTTGCGGTGATGGAAAAGCATGGCGCAGCCACATCGGCAGAATTCCCCTATGACAGCGACTTCCGCGCCTGGAGTATAAACTCGGATCACTGGAAGCGTGCGATCAATTCACGCATGAAACCGTTTAGCTATTCCCGCATTAACACTGATGCGGATATGGCGAACGTAAAACAAATCTTAGCCAATGGCCACGTGGTGTCTTTTGGTACCTACATCAACAGTTGGGTGTACCGTACGGTGCAAGCAAATCCACAAGCGGCTTCAAATCCTTTTGTGGGCCAAGCTATCGCAACACACATCAACGGCACGGTTTCTGGTCATGCCATGGTGATCGTCGGTTACGACGACACGATTTGGACAGATATCAATGGCAATGGCGCGGTTGAAGCTTCCGAAGTGGGCGCATTTAAAATTGCCAACTCTTTTGGGGCGTCTTGGAAAAACCAGGGTTACGCCTGGGCTTCTTATGATGCCTTCCGCGCAACCTCAACGGTTCCAAACTTTGCACCCGCTGGCAGAATTCAGCTTACGCAAAGTGGAATGGTATTTTATTCGACTTACACGTCGTACGCTCCTCGCTTGTTAGCGGAAGTCAAAATGTCGCACGCAATGCGCGCACAGATGTCATTGCAGTTCGGCTCTTCGGCAAATACGTCAAGCAGTCCTTCGGCGACGTGGTCACCGTTCGCTTTCGCAAATCGCGGTGGTAACTATGCATTTGACGGAACAACGGCAGAGAAGCTTGGAAGCTTTTACTTTGATATTTCTTCGTTAGCTGCATCCGACATCAATACGCAGAAGTTTTATCTGACTATGAAAGACTCAACTGCCGGAAGTGCTTTGACAACATCGGCATTCAACATCGTAAATCCAAGTGTGGGAAATACTTTGCTGTCAGCAGCGAATGTACCACTGACTGTAGATGGAAATTCAAGTATGTTGGTTGCGGGAACAACGCCAGCACCGACACCGACTCCAACTCCGACCCCCACGCCTACACCAGTAGTTGATACTATTGCACCGTCTGCCCCGACTGGATTGACATTGTCCCTAACGACATTCAATCGCAACAGAACTGCAAGATTCAACTTGGGTTGGGCTGCTTCGACGGATAACGTGAAAGTAGTAAAATACTTCATCTATCGTAACGGGGTAAAAATCGCTGAAACGACTTCACTGAGCTACGGCGACAGCAACATCAAAAAGAACGTGTACTATAACTATCAGTTCACAGCCGTCGACGCCGCAGGAAACCAATCCGCGAAATCCGGCACCATCGTTGCTTTGTGGCGATAA
- the hisS gene encoding histidine--tRNA ligase: MSNKIQRVRGTRDLLPEDSLLFRFVEESAYEKALLYGYGEIETPIFEFSDVFHRTLGETSDVVNKETYDFTDRGGESLTLRPEGTAGVARAFISEGMMQNLPLKFYYSGPMFRYERPQKGRYRQFYQLGAECLGYDSPLADVECIAMAWDILKKIGISAECTLEINTLGDSESRAAYRDALVKYFTEHQDQLSADSKMRLEKNPLRILDSKDEGDKKLNAGAPKLEQYLNETSQTFFKKVLAGIEKLGIPYNVNSHLVRGLDYYCHTVFEFTTTKLGAQGTVLAGGRYDGLIETMGGPKTPGVGWAAGIDRLADLTPKELATKKEVIIAVVGADDQGEEESVKVAHEIRSRGFKTENFLSGKMQKKMQKANKIGAHYALILGGNEVTNKTVTVKNFGTGEQKEISRTELAAFDFK, from the coding sequence ATGAGCAACAAAATTCAGAGAGTTCGTGGCACCCGCGATCTGCTTCCCGAGGACAGTCTTCTTTTCCGTTTTGTCGAAGAATCAGCCTATGAAAAGGCTCTTTTGTACGGATACGGAGAAATCGAAACCCCTATTTTTGAATTTTCTGACGTTTTTCATCGCACGCTCGGTGAAACTTCCGATGTTGTGAATAAAGAGACTTACGACTTTACAGATCGCGGAGGAGAAAGTCTCACATTAAGACCTGAGGGAACGGCCGGAGTTGCACGCGCTTTTATCTCTGAAGGCATGATGCAGAACCTTCCTTTGAAATTTTATTATTCTGGCCCCATGTTCCGATATGAACGACCACAAAAAGGACGTTATCGTCAATTTTACCAATTGGGCGCAGAGTGTTTAGGTTATGACAGTCCGCTAGCTGACGTGGAATGCATTGCAATGGCGTGGGACATCTTAAAGAAAATCGGCATTTCCGCGGAGTGCACACTCGAGATCAATACCTTGGGTGACAGTGAAAGCCGCGCTGCCTATCGCGATGCTTTGGTGAAATATTTCACCGAACACCAGGATCAGCTTTCTGCTGACAGCAAAATGCGTTTAGAAAAAAACCCGTTGCGCATTTTAGATTCAAAAGACGAAGGCGATAAAAAGCTGAATGCCGGAGCACCAAAGCTTGAGCAATACTTGAACGAAACATCTCAAACCTTCTTCAAAAAAGTTTTGGCGGGTATTGAAAAATTAGGAATCCCTTACAACGTGAACTCGCACCTCGTGCGCGGTTTAGATTATTACTGTCACACTGTTTTTGAATTCACGACAACGAAGCTCGGCGCTCAAGGAACAGTCCTTGCCGGCGGACGCTACGATGGTTTGATTGAAACTATGGGCGGTCCAAAAACTCCAGGCGTAGGCTGGGCCGCGGGCATTGATCGTTTAGCGGATCTGACTCCGAAAGAATTGGCGACGAAAAAAGAAGTTATCATCGCCGTTGTCGGAGCGGATGATCAAGGCGAAGAAGAAAGCGTCAAAGTGGCGCATGAAATTCGTTCTCGCGGCTTCAAGACAGAAAATTTTCTTTCCGGAAAAATGCAAAAGAAAATGCAAAAAGCCAACAAGATTGGCGCGCATTACGCATTGATCCTAGGTGGTAATGAAGTGACCAATAAGACGGTCACCGTGAAAAACTTCGGAACCGGAGAGCAAAAAGAAATCTCTCGCACCGAGCTTGCCGCTTTTGATTTTAAATAG
- a CDS encoding DUF3299 domain-containing protein, with product MRKAIAFKWVRVFNRNDMESAQKMKKWVIAGAAVLIVVIGAVVYQSMFSKGAALTGVEVDWRLLGEMDYITGKSSSELQALNGKGVKIPGFMVPLEDDQRDVVEFLLVPSPQACIHVPPPPPNQMVYVKMKKGTEVAVGPIWVYGTLNLVTKKSMYGDASFELVGEAVEPYK from the coding sequence GTGCGCAAAGCTATTGCATTTAAGTGGGTCCGCGTTTTTAATAGAAATGACATGGAATCAGCACAGAAAATGAAAAAATGGGTTATCGCAGGAGCTGCCGTTTTGATCGTCGTTATCGGCGCGGTGGTCTATCAATCAATGTTCAGCAAAGGTGCCGCTTTAACGGGAGTTGAAGTGGATTGGCGTCTTTTGGGCGAGATGGACTACATTACAGGCAAATCTTCTTCGGAACTCCAGGCTTTGAACGGCAAGGGTGTGAAGATCCCTGGTTTCATGGTGCCGCTTGAAGACGACCAAAGAGACGTGGTGGAGTTTTTATTAGTACCAAGCCCTCAGGCTTGTATCCACGTGCCGCCACCGCCACCGAATCAAATGGTTTACGTAAAAATGAAAAAAGGAACCGAAGTAGCTGTAGGCCCTATCTGGGTTTATGGCACTTTGAATCTCGTAACGAAAAAATCCATGTACGGAGATGCATCGTTTGAGCTCGTAGGTGAAGCTGTAGAGCCGTACAAATAA
- a CDS encoding ZrgA family zinc uptake protein → MMKVLLLSAMVFAAREHGSHVHGSGKASVAFDGKSGKIELHVPAESIIGFEHQAKSKADKQKKDKALAKLEEKIGEMIVLDPALKCEIKKDIFEVNQHDSHAEVEAEFNVTCEAPAAGSTITFNFSKQFPRLKKVQVDILADGVQKSTQVLKNGDTVELK, encoded by the coding sequence ATGATGAAGGTTCTTCTATTATCAGCCATGGTCTTTGCTGCGCGTGAACACGGGTCCCATGTACACGGCTCGGGCAAAGCCAGTGTGGCATTTGATGGAAAAAGCGGAAAAATTGAATTGCATGTCCCTGCTGAATCCATCATTGGATTCGAACATCAAGCCAAGAGCAAAGCCGACAAACAGAAAAAAGACAAAGCTTTAGCGAAACTCGAAGAAAAAATCGGCGAAATGATTGTCTTGGATCCAGCACTTAAATGCGAAATTAAAAAAGACATCTTTGAAGTGAACCAACATGATTCGCATGCGGAAGTCGAAGCTGAATTCAATGTAACTTGTGAAGCTCCGGCTGCGGGTAGTACGATCACATTTAATTTTTCAAAACAATTTCCGCGTTTAAAGAAAGTGCAAGTGGATATTCTTGCCGATGGCGTGCAAAAATCCACGCAAGTTTTGAAGAACGGAGACACTGTTGAGCTCAAGTAA
- a CDS encoding ABC transporter ATP-binding protein, translating to MSSSNILIEVRDLQYTYPGATQPTLKIPEFSVLRGEELFLYGPSGTGKTTLLEMFSGVLKPTQGSLKILGFDFVKMSDADRDAFRAEHMGYVFQNFNLIPYLSVQENIELPLHLSPARKARLGSVDTEMVIRALCGNLGIGDLLGKKVAELSVGQQQRVAVARALLGKPDLILADEPTSALDTDHREKFLKLMFELADLYGTTVVFVSHDRSMEKLFSRSISLDSINRVG from the coding sequence TTGAGCTCAAGTAACATCCTGATTGAAGTACGTGATTTGCAGTACACTTACCCCGGCGCAACTCAACCCACTTTGAAAATCCCTGAATTTTCGGTGTTGCGCGGGGAGGAGCTCTTTCTTTATGGCCCGAGCGGAACGGGCAAGACGACATTGTTAGAAATGTTTTCGGGCGTTTTAAAACCCACCCAAGGCAGTCTTAAAATTTTGGGTTTTGATTTCGTGAAAATGAGTGACGCTGATCGCGATGCTTTTCGTGCCGAGCACATGGGGTACGTTTTTCAAAACTTCAATTTGATTCCTTATCTGAGCGTGCAGGAAAATATCGAACTGCCTTTGCACTTAAGCCCCGCGCGAAAAGCACGACTGGGCAGTGTGGATACGGAAATGGTCATTCGCGCTCTTTGCGGAAATTTGGGGATCGGTGATCTTCTTGGTAAAAAAGTGGCAGAGCTCAGCGTGGGGCAACAGCAACGTGTGGCCGTGGCACGCGCTCTACTGGGAAAGCCCGATCTTATTTTGGCTGATGAACCCACCTCTGCATTAGATACAGATCATCGCGAAAAATTCCTGAAGCTGATGTTCGAACTTGCAGATCTTTACGGCACAACCGTTGTCTTCGTATCTCATGATCGCAGCATGGAAAAACTTTTTAGTCGCAGCATCTCGTTGGACTCCATCAATAGGGTTGGATAA
- a CDS encoding ABC transporter permease: MVFLKLAIKSLKNRAFATTLTVLSIALSVTLLLSVERAKRAAEEGFTQTISKTDLIVGARSGSLQLILYTVFNMGNATHNISYETYEDIKKNPAIEWTIPYSLGDGHRGFRVVGTNEDFFKHYHFRGSEKIQLSQGQVFKDLWDVVIGAEVAHKLKYRLGDRIVVAHGVTKGEGIQNHADKPFVVTGIMEPTGTPLDRAVYMSLEGMEALHVDWADGAAPTAEKAIPREQLSRAGMKIHTITAFFVGAKSRIETLKLQRDINTYKEEPLLAIIPGVALSELWNGLSYVEGVLRIISWMVVLVGLVSMLIALTTTLNERRREMAILRAVGAKSSQIVGLLVFESALLTVVGITLGTLLSWTLIAILRPWIASEFGLYLVGPWVTKIEILYIAITFFGGTLMGLIPALRAQNLALKDGLSVKL, translated from the coding sequence ATGGTCTTTCTTAAACTTGCTATCAAATCTTTGAAGAACCGTGCTTTTGCTACAACGCTGACCGTACTTTCCATCGCTTTGAGCGTGACGCTTCTTTTATCAGTTGAAAGAGCCAAAAGAGCGGCGGAAGAGGGCTTTACCCAAACTATCAGTAAGACGGACCTGATTGTCGGAGCTCGCAGCGGATCTTTGCAGCTTATCCTGTACACGGTCTTTAATATGGGAAATGCCACTCATAATATTTCCTATGAGACTTACGAGGATATTAAAAAGAATCCGGCCATTGAATGGACCATCCCATACTCATTAGGCGATGGTCACCGCGGGTTTCGTGTCGTGGGTACGAATGAAGATTTTTTTAAGCACTATCACTTTCGTGGCAGCGAAAAGATCCAATTAAGCCAAGGCCAGGTCTTTAAAGACTTATGGGATGTGGTTATTGGTGCCGAAGTTGCGCACAAACTGAAGTATCGTTTAGGTGACCGTATTGTGGTCGCGCATGGAGTGACAAAAGGAGAGGGGATTCAAAATCACGCCGACAAACCTTTTGTTGTCACAGGCATTATGGAGCCAACTGGAACGCCACTGGATCGCGCAGTTTACATGTCATTAGAGGGCATGGAAGCTTTGCACGTTGATTGGGCGGACGGGGCCGCGCCGACGGCAGAAAAGGCAATTCCTCGTGAACAGCTTTCACGTGCCGGGATGAAAATTCACACGATCACGGCTTTCTTCGTGGGAGCAAAGTCTCGCATTGAAACTTTAAAACTTCAGCGTGATATCAATACCTATAAAGAAGAACCCTTGTTGGCGATCATTCCTGGAGTCGCATTGAGCGAACTTTGGAATGGTCTGTCTTATGTTGAAGGTGTCTTAAGAATTATCTCTTGGATGGTGGTTCTGGTGGGCCTTGTTTCAATGTTGATCGCCTTGACAACTACATTGAACGAACGCCGTCGAGAGATGGCTATCCTAAGAGCCGTCGGAGCGAAGTCTTCACAGATCGTCGGTCTGTTGGTGTTTGAATCAGCGCTACTGACTGTTGTGGGCATCACTTTAGGGACTCTTCTTTCGTGGACGCTGATCGCGATTCTTCGTCCGTGGATCGCCAGCGAATTCGGTCTTTATCTTGTGGGCCCGTGGGTCACGAAGATCGAGATTTTATATATAGCTATCACTTTCTTCGGTGGCACGCTGATGGGATTGATCCCGGCATTGCGGGCCCAGAACCTCGCCTTGAAAGATGGGTTGAGTGTGAAGTTATAA